A genomic segment from Paramixta manurensis encodes:
- a CDS encoding autoinducer 2 ABC transporter substrate-binding protein, with product MKFNLALLNACVVSACMLLSTPSFSAEKHDIAVVAKVTGIPWFSRMEVGVKEAAQKLNVNAYQVGASTPDPAQQVKVIEDLIAKKVDAIIVVPNDAKVLEPVLKKARAQGIVVLTHESPDQQIGQWDVETIDSQKYAEKNMDELANAMGKKGGYAIYVGSLTVPLHNAWADAAIKYQKEKYPEMHEVTSRLPVGESIDKSYATTLDLMRTYPDLRGIIGFGSLGPIGAGQAVKSKRAKNKIAVVGIAMPGQAAPYLASGDVKKVLLWDPKDAGYALVNLADQMLDGKQVTSDFSVDGLGKADVDSKNHVIRFNRILEVTKDNAKSLGF from the coding sequence ATGAAATTTAACCTCGCATTACTTAATGCATGTGTGGTTTCTGCGTGCATGCTGCTCTCAACACCTTCGTTTTCCGCGGAAAAACATGACATTGCCGTGGTTGCAAAAGTAACCGGCATTCCGTGGTTCTCACGTATGGAAGTCGGCGTCAAAGAAGCGGCGCAAAAGCTGAATGTTAATGCTTACCAGGTGGGCGCTTCAACACCTGATCCGGCACAGCAAGTTAAAGTTATTGAAGATTTAATCGCCAAAAAGGTCGACGCCATTATCGTGGTACCCAATGACGCCAAGGTACTGGAACCGGTACTGAAAAAAGCACGCGCTCAGGGCATTGTGGTGCTGACGCATGAATCCCCCGACCAGCAGATTGGTCAGTGGGATGTGGAAACCATCGACAGCCAGAAATATGCCGAAAAGAACATGGATGAACTGGCAAACGCGATGGGCAAAAAAGGCGGCTATGCCATTTACGTTGGCTCGCTGACGGTGCCGTTACATAACGCGTGGGCAGATGCGGCGATTAAGTACCAAAAAGAGAAGTACCCGGAAATGCATGAGGTGACCTCACGGCTGCCTGTAGGGGAAAGCATTGATAAATCCTATGCCACTACGCTGGATCTAATGCGTACCTATCCTGACCTGCGAGGCATCATCGGCTTTGGTTCGCTAGGCCCGATCGGTGCTGGTCAGGCGGTGAAGAGTAAACGCGCGAAAAACAAAATCGCGGTGGTCGGTATTGCGATGCCAGGCCAAGCCGCGCCGTATCTTGCCAGCGGCGATGTGAAAAAAGTGCTGCTATGGGATCCGAAAGACGCCGGTTACGCGTTGGTTAACCTCGCCGACCAGATGTTGGATGGTAAACAGGTTACTAGCGACTTTAGCGTCGACGGGTTAGGCAAAGCCGATGTCGATAGCAAAAATCACGTCATTCGTTTCAATCGTATTTTGGAAGTGACCAAAGATAACGCCAAATCGCTCGGCTTCTAA
- a CDS encoding sugar ABC transporter ATP-binding protein: MTSLSPFISLEKISKSFPGVKALDNVSLTLNRGEVHCLAGQNGCGKSTIIKIISGVYQPDKGAQIAVDGKLFNHLTPKLSAWYGVQVIYQDLSLFPNLSVAENIAAQHFLPGGHFWVQRPAMRKLARDTMARIGVTLDPDRKVEKLSIADRQLVAICRALAADATLVIMDEPTASLTRVEVNGLLRVVNELKTAGICVVFVSHKLDEVMEIADRISVMRDGKLVGTWPAQELDSDELAFLMTGQRFTFSHLPERASADETPLLEVRDLSRAGQYQHINLSLRKGEITSIVGLLGAGRTELCLSLFGMTQPDSGEIRIGGQPVVLRSNRDAIRHGIAYVSEDRQTQGLIMAQSIFDNTLVSIFPRLRRASGLFDNVKARHIVAQLIRELNIKVSDSQLPVQTLSGGNAQRIAIAKWVATEPQVLILDSPTVGVDIANKEGIYRIARQLAETGMAVLMICDEIPEALYNSHRVLVMRKGELVASFAPHHSSEEEIAGVVNE; the protein is encoded by the coding sequence ATGACTTCTCTCTCACCGTTCATCTCGCTGGAAAAAATCAGCAAAAGCTTCCCTGGCGTTAAAGCGCTGGATAACGTTTCGCTCACGCTGAATAGAGGCGAAGTACACTGCCTGGCGGGCCAGAACGGTTGTGGTAAAAGTACCATCATCAAAATTATTTCCGGCGTCTATCAGCCGGACAAAGGGGCGCAAATTGCCGTTGACGGTAAGTTGTTTAACCACCTAACGCCAAAACTCTCCGCCTGGTACGGGGTTCAGGTTATCTATCAGGATTTATCGCTGTTTCCCAACCTGTCGGTTGCCGAAAACATCGCGGCACAGCATTTTTTACCCGGCGGCCATTTTTGGGTACAACGCCCGGCGATGCGCAAACTGGCGCGCGACACCATGGCACGCATCGGCGTCACGCTCGATCCCGATCGTAAGGTGGAAAAACTCTCTATTGCCGACCGCCAACTGGTCGCCATTTGCCGCGCACTGGCCGCTGACGCCACATTAGTGATAATGGACGAACCGACCGCCTCTCTTACGCGCGTAGAAGTCAATGGCCTGTTGCGGGTGGTTAACGAACTCAAAACCGCCGGAATCTGCGTGGTGTTCGTTAGCCATAAGCTAGATGAAGTAATGGAGATCGCCGACCGTATCAGCGTCATGCGTGATGGCAAGCTGGTTGGCACCTGGCCTGCCCAAGAGTTGGATAGCGATGAACTGGCCTTTTTGATGACGGGACAGCGATTTACTTTTAGCCACTTACCTGAACGCGCCAGCGCTGACGAAACGCCGCTACTGGAAGTGCGCGACCTCTCTCGTGCCGGGCAATATCAGCACATCAACCTCAGTTTACGCAAAGGCGAAATTACCTCGATCGTTGGCCTTCTTGGCGCCGGACGTACCGAACTGTGCCTTTCCTTATTCGGTATGACCCAACCCGATAGCGGTGAAATTCGTATTGGCGGACAGCCGGTTGTGTTACGCAGCAATCGCGATGCCATTCGGCACGGTATTGCCTACGTTTCAGAAGACCGGCAAACCCAAGGGCTGATTATGGCCCAATCGATTTTCGACAACACACTGGTTTCCATTTTCCCACGCCTGCGACGCGCCTCAGGATTATTCGATAACGTTAAAGCGCGGCATATCGTGGCGCAACTGATCCGTGAACTGAATATTAAAGTCTCTGATAGCCAACTACCGGTACAGACCTTGTCGGGCGGCAACGCGCAACGTATCGCGATCGCGAAATGGGTGGCGACCGAACCACAAGTGCTAATCCTTGATTCGCCCACCGTCGGCGTCGATATCGCCAACAAAGAGGGTATCTATCGCATTGCCCGTCAGTTAGCGGAAACCGGTATGGCGGTATTGATGATTTGCGATGAGATCCCGGAAGCCTTGTACAACAGCCATCGCGTGTTAGTCATGCGTAAAGGCGAACTGGTCGCCAGCTTCGCGCCGCATCACTCCTCAGAAGAAGAGATAGCCGGAGTAGTCAATGAATAA